The Pedobacter roseus genome contains a region encoding:
- a CDS encoding PorP/SprF family type IX secretion system membrane protein, whose amino-acid sequence MKKLIWLIAGSFLLLSRPASAQQDAQYSQYMFNGIYINPAYAGYKEVLNVHSFYRSQWTGITGAPRSMSLAVDAIANSGNVGLALQVASDKLGAQTNLSIYGNYAYRIRMNDDGSSRLALGLGIGMVQLGIDGSMLNPNNPEPNQPVGVQSTIVPDARAGVYFANDKYYAGFSVDNLIATYINIDRYAFIPQPKPHYYLTAGALFPLSEDFQIKPSFLLKDDRGGPTSLDVNAFLLIKDFLWVGGSYRTGVKLYDKSYLQKDLTPRNSAVAAIQIFPSEKIRIGYGYDFSVGPLQGYSGGTHEISLSYSFIKPNIRLATPRVF is encoded by the coding sequence ATGAAGAAATTAATATGGTTAATAGCAGGTTCGTTTTTGTTGCTTTCGCGACCCGCATCTGCACAGCAAGACGCCCAGTACAGTCAGTACATGTTTAACGGAATTTACATCAATCCGGCCTATGCGGGTTATAAAGAAGTGCTTAATGTACACAGTTTTTACCGTAGCCAGTGGACGGGCATTACCGGCGCGCCAAGAAGCATGTCGCTGGCGGTAGATGCCATTGCCAACAGCGGTAATGTAGGCCTTGCGCTGCAGGTGGCCAGCGATAAACTGGGTGCACAAACCAACCTGAGTATTTATGGTAACTATGCTTACCGAATCAGGATGAACGACGATGGCAGTTCGAGGTTAGCTTTAGGTTTAGGGATAGGGATGGTGCAACTGGGTATCGATGGATCAATGCTCAACCCGAACAATCCGGAACCTAACCAGCCCGTAGGTGTACAGAGTACAATCGTACCCGATGCCAGGGCAGGGGTGTATTTCGCCAATGATAAATATTATGCGGGTTTCTCGGTTGACAACCTGATTGCCACTTATATTAATATCGACCGATATGCTTTTATCCCACAGCCAAAACCACATTATTATTTAACTGCGGGGGCTTTATTCCCGCTATCTGAAGATTTTCAGATCAAACCGTCGTTCCTGTTAAAAGATGATCGTGGCGGCCCGACCAGTTTAGATGTAAATGCCTTTTTATTGATCAAAGATTTTTTATGGGTAGGTGGCTCGTACCGTACAGGCGTAAAACTGTATGATAAAAGTTATCTTCAAAAAGACCTTACACCCCGCAACTCTGCCGTTGCCGCCATTCAGATTTTTCCCTCAGAGAAAATCAGGATTGGTTATGGTTATGATTTTTCCGTTGGTCCTTTGCAGGGTTACAGCGGCGGAACGCATGAGATCTCGCTATCTTATTCATTCATAAAACCAAACATCAGGTTAGCAACCCCGAGGGTTTTTTAA
- a CDS encoding OmpA family protein, which translates to MKKILIGTCLSAYCLLAFNFSAKAQYVLKDADKQYELFNYSKAIDLYEQAYKKKKSLHVAERLASAYALVYDYKQAESWYGITSKMPDSKPENILGYAKALQSNSKYSEAKLQYLNYIDKKKNVSEKQQAVWIASCDSALKWIKNPKKIELINQVALNSAQSDWGAVNYQGGVVFTSDRSAKGLESEESRPFLRFDGSKEPDKQVYGWTGNGYLKLYFKASPKDSLQLFPIKAGTRYHVGSASFTGDGKTMYFTLTRISNELEKVKNKPSTVNVEIYSSTKDADGKWSEPVSFAYNNVNDYSVGDPFITKDGNSLYFASNMPGGLGGTDIYVCLKTDAGEWGKPINLKEVNTEGNDRSPVFDEKDNFYFSSDGRVGMGGLDVYQALREGGGIGRVENMGYPFNSPQDDFGFSLNEKGGIVYLSSNRDGGLGSDDIYTIDQKMILAFKLEGRVFDKNSNQPIAGALVTLAKVNGSILKTETDDNGGYKFNLAKETEYNVSAEKTDYRSDVENLATIGLTTSSVLTQNLYLEGVVIDKAIRLENIYYDFDKWNIRPDAAVELDKLVKIMKDNPTIWIELGSHTDSRGKDNYNLNLSQKRAESAVQYIISRGIDKNRIAAKGYGETQLLNKCANGVDCTETEHQLNRRTEFKIVKQ; encoded by the coding sequence ATGAAGAAAATTTTAATAGGTACCTGCCTTTCTGCATATTGTTTACTCGCTTTCAATTTTTCAGCAAAAGCACAATATGTTTTGAAAGATGCCGATAAACAGTACGAACTGTTTAATTATAGCAAGGCGATTGATTTATACGAACAGGCCTATAAAAAGAAAAAATCCTTACACGTAGCAGAACGTTTAGCCAGTGCTTATGCGCTGGTTTATGATTATAAACAGGCTGAAAGCTGGTATGGCATTACCTCTAAAATGCCCGATAGCAAACCCGAAAACATTTTGGGTTATGCCAAAGCCCTGCAGAGCAATTCTAAATACAGCGAAGCCAAACTTCAGTATTTAAATTACATCGATAAAAAGAAAAACGTATCCGAAAAACAACAGGCCGTTTGGATTGCTTCCTGCGATTCGGCCCTAAAATGGATAAAAAATCCAAAGAAAATCGAGCTGATCAATCAGGTTGCCTTAAACAGTGCCCAGTCTGATTGGGGGGCAGTTAATTACCAGGGTGGGGTAGTATTTACTTCCGATAGATCGGCTAAAGGACTGGAATCAGAAGAAAGCAGACCTTTCCTACGCTTCGACGGATCGAAAGAACCTGATAAACAAGTTTATGGCTGGACAGGTAACGGATATTTGAAACTGTATTTCAAAGCTTCACCAAAAGATAGCCTTCAGTTATTTCCAATTAAAGCCGGGACAAGATACCATGTAGGCTCGGCAAGTTTTACAGGTGATGGAAAAACCATGTATTTTACCTTAACACGCATCTCTAACGAACTCGAAAAAGTAAAAAATAAACCCAGTACTGTAAACGTAGAAATTTACAGCAGCACCAAAGATGCTGATGGTAAATGGAGCGAGCCGGTTTCATTCGCTTATAATAATGTAAACGATTATTCTGTTGGTGATCCTTTTATTACCAAAGATGGAAACAGCCTTTACTTCGCTTCGAACATGCCCGGCGGATTAGGCGGTACCGATATTTATGTGTGTTTAAAAACTGATGCAGGCGAATGGGGCAAACCGATTAACCTGAAAGAGGTAAATACCGAAGGCAACGACCGCAGTCCGGTTTTTGATGAAAAAGACAACTTCTATTTCTCCAGCGATGGCAGGGTTGGTATGGGTGGTTTAGATGTTTATCAGGCCCTGAGAGAAGGTGGTGGCATTGGTAGGGTCGAAAATATGGGTTATCCTTTTAACTCTCCACAGGATGATTTCGGTTTTAGCCTGAACGAAAAAGGTGGTATCGTTTATCTTTCTTCTAACCGTGATGGTGGTTTAGGTAGCGATGATATTTACACCATCGATCAGAAAATGATTCTGGCCTTTAAATTAGAAGGTCGTGTTTTTGATAAAAACAGCAATCAGCCAATTGCAGGTGCACTGGTAACCTTAGCAAAGGTAAACGGATCGATCTTAAAAACTGAAACCGACGATAACGGTGGTTATAAATTTAATTTGGCCAAAGAAACCGAATATAATGTTTCAGCAGAAAAAACAGACTATCGGTCTGACGTAGAAAACCTGGCAACCATTGGTTTAACCACTTCAAGCGTACTTACCCAAAACCTGTATCTGGAAGGTGTGGTGATTGATAAAGCAATCAGGCTGGAAAACATCTACTACGATTTCGATAAGTGGAATATCCGCCCGGATGCTGCGGTTGAACTGGATAAACTGGTTAAAATCATGAAAGATAATCCAACCATCTGGATCGAATTAGGTTCACATACTGATAGCAGGGGTAAAGATAATTACAACTTAAACCTGTCTCAAAAAAGAGCCGAATCTGCTGTACAGTACATCATCTCCAGGGGAATCGATAAAAACCGTATTGCCGCTAAAGGTTACGGCGAAACCCAATTGTTAAACAAATGTGCCAATGGGGTAGATTGTACCGAAACAGAACACCAGTTGAACAGACGTACCGAGTTTAAAATCGTAAAGCAATAA
- the dinB gene encoding DNA polymerase IV, whose translation MEKERQIIHMDQDAFFVSVEIRKNPKLTGKPVIIGGGGDRGVVASCSYEARKYGIHSAMPGRTAKLLCPQAIFLKGDMEEYSKASHEITEIIADKVPLFEKASIDEHYIDMTGMDRFFGCMKFASELRQTIIKEMQLPISFGLSINKTVAKIATNESKPGGELQVTYPELRPFLDPLAIHKIPGIGHATYKKLSEMGVREILTLTQIPQQLMFKILGQHGLSLWQKANGIDLAPVVPYRERKSIGTQATFESDTMDMSKLKAIITGMVTGLTFQLRNQKKLTACITVTVRYTNFETVTQQERIPYTSLDSFLISKAHSLFDKVYSKRMLLRLVGVKLSHLVSGYEQIGLYNIAEEEYSLYQAMDKVRNNYGAEAVVKACIVTQPPRDEKGKIIKYNPRKKKTLIENTEEEEPEVRKRSKIRSFMSEKGITGSKSYE comes from the coding sequence ATGGAAAAGGAAAGGCAGATTATTCACATGGATCAAGATGCATTTTTTGTGTCGGTAGAAATTAGAAAAAATCCAAAGTTAACAGGTAAACCCGTGATCATCGGTGGTGGAGGCGATCGGGGCGTGGTAGCTTCCTGCAGTTACGAAGCCCGTAAATATGGCATTCACTCCGCCATGCCCGGACGTACCGCAAAACTGCTCTGTCCGCAGGCTATATTTTTGAAGGGCGATATGGAAGAATATTCCAAAGCATCGCATGAGATTACCGAAATCATCGCCGATAAAGTCCCCTTGTTCGAGAAAGCCAGTATCGATGAACATTATATCGATATGACCGGTATGGACCGCTTTTTTGGCTGTATGAAATTCGCCTCAGAATTGCGGCAAACTATTATCAAAGAAATGCAGTTACCCATTTCCTTTGGCCTGTCCATTAATAAAACCGTAGCCAAAATTGCCACCAACGAATCCAAACCAGGAGGCGAATTACAGGTTACCTATCCAGAGTTACGGCCCTTTCTCGATCCGCTTGCCATTCATAAAATTCCGGGTATCGGCCATGCTACCTATAAAAAACTGAGCGAAATGGGCGTCCGCGAAATCCTTACCCTCACACAGATTCCTCAACAGCTCATGTTTAAAATTCTGGGACAGCATGGGTTGAGCCTATGGCAAAAAGCAAACGGAATCGACCTGGCGCCCGTAGTACCTTACCGCGAAAGAAAATCGATCGGTACACAGGCCACTTTTGAAAGTGATACCATGGATATGAGTAAACTGAAAGCCATCATCACGGGTATGGTTACCGGTTTAACTTTTCAGCTCCGCAACCAGAAAAAACTGACTGCCTGCATCACCGTAACCGTACGTTATACCAATTTCGAAACCGTTACCCAGCAGGAGCGGATCCCTTATACCTCACTCGATTCCTTTTTGATCAGCAAAGCACATAGCCTGTTCGATAAAGTATATTCAAAGCGGATGTTACTGCGCCTTGTAGGCGTAAAACTTTCGCACCTGGTAAGTGGTTACGAACAGATTGGTCTTTATAATATTGCCGAAGAAGAATATAGCCTTTACCAGGCCATGGATAAAGTTCGCAATAACTATGGTGCCGAAGCCGTGGTTAAAGCCTGTATTGTTACCCAGCCACCCCGCGATGAAAAGGGTAAAATAATCAAGTATAATCCACGCAAAAAGAAAACATTGATCGAAAATACCGAAGAAGAAGAGCCGGAAGTAAGAAAACGTTCTAAAATCAGAAGTTTTATGAGTGAAAAAGGAATAACAGGCAGCAAATCTTACGAATAG
- a CDS encoding DNA polymerase III subunit alpha, translating to MFLNVHSSYSLKYGTQSIDQLIATARHLGIHQMVLTDINNSTGAVEFIRECYKQGIAKEADEIHRGNIPYQIKPVAGIEFRIDNKLLYVGIARNKEGMRELNEFLSHHNIYNIPLPEVPPQMENVYIIYPFHKTFNQTLKANEYVGIRGKQLNLLYKHPLLARKEKLLVWHPVTVADKITYRLHEYFRAIEFNTLLSKVPEEQKCDPDEFLIPEAELTQQFEQYPFIVQNTQKLINSCDLSVYFEDTATPSSKNKFFYTEDFEGDKKMLRELAEKGLKCRYGENNAIAIKRLEKELRIIELKNFCAYFLITYDIVRYAMYERGFYHVGRGSGANSIVAYCLRITDVDPIDLDLYFERFLHEKRTSPPDFDIDFSWDEREVIQRYIFERYPKWHVAFLGTMSTFKDRAIIREIGKVMGLPKEEIDSFTDPTKERENLLNATYQKLLAVHRYMKSMPNQRSIHAGGILISQEPITYYTALDMPPKGFPTVQWDMYEAEAIGYEKFDILSQRGIGHIREAVQLIKKNKGKDIDIHDFPAFKKDHKLNDILKQGQPIGCFYIESPAMRQLLKKLKCDNYLTLVAASSIIRPGVASSGMMKSYIERYHAPEKVVYLCEVMKERLSETYGVMVYQEDVIKVCHYFAGLDLADADILRKAMSGKYRSKLAFDELINKFKFSARKEGHSEELINEVWRQISSFAGYSFSKAHSASFAVESYQSLYLKTYYPMEFMVAVLNNYGGFYSRWVYVHELQKTGARVHLPCVNQSDEVVTITGEDAYLGFIGIQGLEEKNIRTIPQERKANGQYLDLEDFVKRSCISLEQAIILIRLGALRFAGKDRKTLLWDVHNYLGFKQKKVNHAELFKISYKTYQLPALMDSELENAYTELELLGYPLNYKMFNFLKTPYRGDVMTADLHKHLGKTVRMVGNYVCEKTVHTIKNTKMWFGTFLDANGDFFDTTHFPNTTPMYPFKGKGCYLILGKVVEDFGFQSIEVLKFAKLDIRMNPVAI from the coding sequence ATGTTTTTGAATGTTCATTCTTCTTATAGCCTGAAATATGGTACACAGAGCATTGATCAACTGATTGCTACTGCGCGGCATTTAGGGATCCACCAAATGGTGCTTACCGATATCAACAACTCAACCGGGGCAGTAGAGTTTATTCGCGAGTGTTACAAACAGGGCATTGCCAAAGAAGCCGACGAAATACACAGGGGCAATATTCCTTACCAGATTAAACCTGTTGCCGGGATCGAATTTCGCATCGATAATAAGTTGTTGTATGTGGGGATTGCCAGAAATAAAGAAGGCATGCGTGAGCTGAATGAGTTTTTGAGTCACCATAATATTTACAACATTCCATTGCCAGAAGTTCCGCCCCAAATGGAAAATGTGTACATCATTTATCCCTTTCATAAAACTTTTAATCAAACGTTAAAAGCAAACGAATATGTAGGCATCCGTGGAAAACAGCTGAATCTTTTGTATAAACATCCGCTTTTGGCCCGAAAAGAAAAACTGCTGGTGTGGCATCCCGTTACAGTGGCCGACAAAATTACTTACCGGCTGCACGAATATTTTAGGGCCATAGAATTCAATACCCTTTTAAGTAAAGTACCTGAAGAACAAAAATGCGATCCGGATGAATTTCTAATCCCCGAAGCCGAACTTACACAGCAATTTGAGCAGTATCCCTTCATTGTTCAGAACACGCAAAAACTAATTAATAGCTGCGATTTAAGCGTTTATTTCGAAGATACGGCCACACCTTCTTCAAAAAATAAGTTTTTTTATACCGAGGATTTTGAGGGCGATAAAAAAATGCTCCGCGAACTGGCCGAAAAAGGACTGAAGTGCCGTTATGGTGAGAACAATGCCATAGCCATTAAACGTTTGGAAAAAGAACTGCGGATTATTGAACTTAAAAATTTCTGTGCCTATTTCCTCATTACCTACGATATTGTACGTTATGCGATGTACGAGCGGGGTTTTTATCACGTGGGCCGTGGTTCGGGCGCCAACAGCATTGTGGCTTATTGTTTACGCATTACTGATGTAGATCCGATCGATCTCGACCTCTATTTCGAACGTTTTCTGCACGAAAAAAGAACCAGTCCGCCAGATTTTGACATCGATTTTTCTTGGGATGAAAGAGAAGTGATTCAGCGTTATATTTTTGAACGTTATCCTAAATGGCATGTTGCTTTTTTGGGTACCATGAGTACTTTTAAAGATCGTGCCATCATCAGGGAAATCGGTAAGGTAATGGGTTTGCCCAAAGAAGAAATAGACAGTTTTACCGATCCTACCAAAGAACGCGAAAACCTGCTTAATGCCACTTATCAGAAATTATTGGCTGTGCACCGTTACATGAAGAGTATGCCCAACCAGCGCTCTATCCATGCCGGTGGGATTTTAATCTCCCAGGAACCAATTACTTATTATACCGCATTGGATATGCCGCCAAAAGGTTTTCCAACGGTGCAATGGGACATGTACGAAGCCGAAGCCATAGGTTACGAAAAATTCGATATTTTAAGTCAGCGGGGCATTGGGCACATTAGGGAGGCAGTGCAATTAATCAAAAAAAATAAAGGAAAGGATATTGATATTCATGATTTTCCAGCTTTTAAAAAAGACCATAAGCTAAATGACATCCTTAAACAGGGACAGCCCATTGGATGTTTTTATATCGAATCGCCGGCTATGCGGCAATTGCTAAAAAAGCTGAAATGCGACAATTACCTCACGCTTGTGGCCGCCAGTTCCATTATCCGCCCCGGTGTGGCCAGTTCCGGCATGATGAAATCCTATATCGAACGCTATCATGCGCCCGAAAAAGTGGTGTACCTCTGTGAGGTGATGAAAGAACGGCTTAGCGAAACCTATGGCGTAATGGTTTATCAGGAAGATGTGATTAAAGTTTGCCATTATTTTGCAGGTCTGGATCTGGCTGATGCCGATATTCTCCGTAAGGCCATGAGCGGTAAATACCGTTCTAAACTCGCTTTTGATGAGCTGATAAATAAGTTTAAGTTTTCGGCCAGAAAAGAAGGTCATTCAGAAGAACTCATTAATGAAGTGTGGCGACAGATTTCATCTTTTGCGGGTTATAGTTTTTCAAAAGCGCATTCAGCTTCTTTTGCCGTAGAAAGTTACCAAAGTTTGTATCTCAAAACATATTACCCAATGGAGTTTATGGTCGCTGTGCTCAATAATTATGGGGGTTTTTATAGCAGATGGGTTTATGTACACGAATTGCAAAAAACAGGGGCGAGGGTACATTTACCCTGTGTTAACCAAAGCGATGAGGTGGTAACCATAACAGGTGAAGATGCCTACCTGGGCTTTATCGGCATTCAGGGATTGGAAGAAAAAAATATCAGGACTATCCCGCAGGAACGTAAAGCGAATGGCCAGTACCTCGATCTTGAAGATTTTGTGAAAAGGAGCTGCATTTCTCTCGAACAGGCCATTATTTTAATCCGCTTGGGTGCATTGCGCTTTGCCGGAAAAGACCGTAAAACCCTGCTTTGGGATGTGCACAATTACCTTGGCTTTAAACAGAAAAAGGTAAACCATGCGGAGCTTTTCAAGATAAGCTACAAAACTTATCAGCTGCCTGCATTGATGGATTCTGAATTGGAAAACGCTTATACCGAACTGGAATTATTAGGTTATCCGCTTAATTACAAAATGTTCAATTTTTTAAAAACACCTTACCGTGGCGATGTAATGACCGCCGATTTGCACAAACATTTAGGCAAAACGGTGAGGATGGTGGGCAATTATGTGTGCGAAAAAACGGTACATACCATTAAAAATACCAAAATGTGGTTCGGTACCTTCTTAGATGCCAACGGTGATTTCTTTGATACCACCCATTTTCCCAACACCACACCAATGTATCCTTTTAAAGGAAAAGGCTGTTACCTCATTTTAGGGAAAGTAGTAGAAGATTTTGGCTTCCAGAGCATTGAGGTATTAAAGTTTGCCAAGTTGGATATCCGGATGAACCCGGTGGCGATTTAA
- a CDS encoding YdeI/OmpD-associated family protein: MIHFKAEIERFETMGEKTGWSYVFIPAALASEMKPGCKKSFRVKGKIDQLEVSGLATMPMGEGDFIIALKGELRKKLKKKAGATVELYLEEDKNFKIEMPEDLEICLSEEEHLIRNFLKQPKSHQNYYINWINQAKTEPTRTKRIVMTIKAMDKGQDFGTMMRESQGKS; the protein is encoded by the coding sequence ATGATCCACTTTAAAGCGGAAATAGAACGTTTCGAAACCATGGGCGAAAAAACCGGCTGGAGTTATGTATTTATCCCTGCTGCTTTAGCCAGTGAAATGAAGCCCGGCTGCAAAAAGAGTTTCAGGGTAAAAGGAAAAATAGATCAGCTAGAAGTAAGCGGATTGGCAACCATGCCTATGGGCGAAGGCGATTTTATAATTGCCTTAAAAGGTGAACTCCGTAAAAAACTAAAAAAAAAAGCCGGAGCAACTGTAGAGCTATATTTGGAAGAGGATAAAAATTTTAAAATAGAAATGCCCGAGGATCTTGAAATCTGCCTTTCCGAAGAAGAGCACCTCATACGGAATTTCTTAAAACAACCTAAATCGCATCAAAACTACTATATCAACTGGATTAACCAGGCGAAAACAGAACCCACCCGAACCAAAAGAATTGTAATGACGATTAAAGCAATGGATAAAGGACAGGATTTCGGGACAATGATGAGGGAATCGCAGGGAAAGTCTTGA
- a CDS encoding polyprenol monophosphomannose synthase: MSDSLVIIPTYNEKENIEKIIRKVFSLTQPFHVLIIDDGSPDGTAEIVKSLQAEYDGHLFIEERAGKQGLGTAYIYGFNWALQKKYAYIFEMDADFSHNPDDLARLREACVNGADVAIGSRYVKGVNVVNWPMGRVLMSYFASMYVRLITRINIQDATAGFKCYRRIVLETIPLNKIKFVGYAFQIEMKFTAIKFGFKVVEVPIIFTDRTEGTSKMSTRIFREAFLGVIQMKVSSWFRNYKRESGVGSPKSEI; encoded by the coding sequence GTGTCAGATAGTTTAGTCATCATTCCAACCTACAACGAGAAGGAAAATATCGAAAAGATCATTAGAAAGGTTTTTTCTTTAACCCAGCCTTTTCATGTTTTAATTATTGATGATGGTTCTCCGGACGGAACTGCCGAAATTGTAAAATCGTTACAGGCTGAATACGACGGACATTTATTTATCGAAGAACGTGCTGGTAAACAGGGTTTGGGCACGGCATATATTTATGGTTTCAATTGGGCATTACAAAAGAAATATGCTTACATTTTTGAAATGGATGCCGATTTCTCCCACAATCCTGATGATTTGGCACGCTTACGCGAAGCTTGTGTAAATGGTGCAGATGTGGCCATCGGCTCACGCTATGTTAAAGGTGTAAATGTGGTAAACTGGCCAATGGGCAGGGTTTTAATGTCGTACTTTGCATCTATGTATGTCCGCCTTATTACCCGGATAAACATTCAGGATGCTACTGCTGGTTTTAAATGTTACCGTAGAATTGTCTTAGAAACCATTCCGCTCAACAAAATCAAGTTTGTAGGTTATGCTTTCCAGATCGAAATGAAGTTCACTGCCATTAAATTTGGTTTTAAAGTAGTCGAAGTTCCAATCATCTTCACTGATCGTACGGAAGGCACTTCCAAAATGAGCACGCGTATTTTCAGGGAAGCCTTTTTAGGTGTTATTCAAATGAAAGTTTCGAGTTGGTTCAGGAATTATAAAAGAGAGTCGGGAGTCGGAAGTCCGAAGTCGGAAATCTAA
- a CDS encoding peptide MFS transporter — MEKTVSIEEIQNFEGKYPKQLWHLSLVEMWERFCFYGMRGVLAFFMVEQLGLSDQKSNLQYGAIQAFVYAFTFIGGIFADKILGFRKSLFWGGSLMIIGNLVLAFSPHDLFYIGITLSIIGTGFFKPNVSSMVGELYHEKDNRRDAGYGLFYAGINVGGLLGGAMCIYLGKYYNWHLCFLSAALVMMFGLGTFIFTKKHLGPIGNSPLLHLKKSKQQLSEIAVYAGSIVCIPLIYIMVKNTAFTDYFMYTIGIIALVYFLYETFSIKDKTAQYKLLAAFVFIFCYFIFMAISEQSGGSLSLFAKDNLDHKILFLNMDPNVVNNSANSFFVIVFSPIVGILWLGLYKRKIEPNTVVKFGIGFLLLALSFYVFYATRFFANAQGISSLNVFTFAYLLLTLGELCLGPIGMSIITKLSPKKMFGMMMGLWFLSSAFGQLAAGKLGAEMSSIDHASLTTKLMAYTEGYKALALYSLIAGLALIIFSQLVRRLMQEVR, encoded by the coding sequence ATGGAAAAAACAGTTTCAATAGAAGAGATTCAGAATTTTGAAGGAAAATACCCTAAACAGCTCTGGCATCTGTCGTTGGTAGAAATGTGGGAACGTTTCTGTTTTTATGGCATGCGCGGTGTACTGGCGTTTTTTATGGTAGAACAGCTGGGTTTAAGCGATCAGAAATCCAACCTGCAATATGGTGCAATACAAGCTTTTGTGTACGCATTTACCTTTATTGGTGGTATTTTTGCCGATAAGATTCTTGGGTTTAGGAAATCGCTGTTTTGGGGTGGTTCGTTGATGATTATCGGTAACCTGGTTTTGGCATTTTCTCCTCACGATCTCTTTTATATAGGTATAACCTTATCCATTATTGGAACTGGCTTTTTCAAACCAAACGTATCTTCAATGGTGGGCGAACTGTACCATGAAAAAGATAACAGAAGAGATGCAGGCTACGGACTCTTTTATGCCGGCATTAATGTAGGAGGTTTATTGGGCGGTGCAATGTGTATTTATTTAGGTAAGTATTATAACTGGCATTTATGTTTCTTATCTGCCGCCCTGGTAATGATGTTTGGGTTAGGCACCTTCATTTTTACTAAAAAACATTTAGGCCCCATCGGAAATTCGCCCTTATTGCACCTTAAAAAATCAAAACAACAGCTATCAGAAATAGCCGTTTATGCAGGATCTATAGTCTGTATCCCATTGATTTATATCATGGTGAAAAACACGGCCTTTACCGATTATTTCATGTATACCATCGGTATTATTGCACTGGTTTATTTCCTTTACGAAACGTTTAGTATAAAAGATAAAACAGCACAATATAAATTGCTGGCGGCCTTTGTATTTATCTTTTGTTATTTCATATTTATGGCTATATCCGAGCAAAGCGGTGGTTCATTGTCGCTGTTTGCAAAAGATAACCTCGATCACAAAATCCTGTTCCTCAATATGGATCCCAACGTGGTTAATAATAGCGCGAATTCTTTTTTTGTGATTGTGTTTAGTCCCATTGTAGGTATTTTATGGTTAGGCCTTTACAAACGTAAAATTGAACCGAATACCGTAGTAAAATTTGGAATCGGTTTCCTTTTACTGGCTTTAAGTTTTTATGTTTTTTATGCCACCAGGTTTTTTGCCAATGCGCAGGGCATTAGTTCGCTAAATGTATTTACGTTTGCCTATTTGTTGTTAACGCTTGGCGAGCTTTGCTTAGGTCCGATAGGGATGTCGATTATTACGAAACTATCGCCAAAGAAAATGTTCGGGATGATGATGGGACTTTGGTTTTTATCAAGTGCTTTCGGGCAGCTGGCTGCAGGGAAGCTTGGGGCAGAAATGTCGAGCATAGATCATGCCTCTTTAACCACCAAATTAATGGCCTATACCGAAGGTTATAAAGCCCTGGCCTTATACTCTTTAATTGCAGGTTTGGCATTGATTATTTTTTCGCAATTGGTAAGGCGCCTGATGCAGGAAGTGAGGTAA